In Euphorbia lathyris chromosome 10, ddEupLath1.1, whole genome shotgun sequence, a single genomic region encodes these proteins:
- the LOC136209412 gene encoding BTB/POZ domain-containing protein At3g05675 isoform X1 translates to MKSPSRIGDRSTSDVVVRLRTLGGRDDWFYCHSHVLIEKSKYFADRLSEHWPTCQIIDSRNCVEVYCQELEIDYFVNFLRILYVALDVSLDDVWHGVKNTLGILQVAVELGSPQILAACAHYLEAVPWEETDEEEILRVIPGIGSQAEKILDRLQPVDQSAIRRIFLAAFKFATSSCSSHVKDIKTSAQEQLEYMLTEDDDAPLLTADDEIKSIVKAGAKGLFTRFSNLLMTLECKPRESVPVLDNMQNFGDHLSDLSWICLILSKLEIMFEFVNSWVDASDKVLRVVEQECSTTEAMQTKLKVLEVTTKVLEAIGYGSVILPTAKRLYTVKVWLPFVRVTKHLTDSLTTNDENPVDLKIDCELWQSLESALVSILLALPSGNLAEILTEWLQNEHIRYPDFTEAFEVWCYRSKVANRRLGLIQRQIDEPKMSRVVYERLGVRFDRSIYNEHDEIRLESSRTGSIIG, encoded by the exons ATGAAGTCACCTAGTAGGATTGGAGATCGATCAACCAGTGATGTTGTTGTAAGGCTACGAACGTTGGGAGGGCGAGATGATTGGTTTTACTGTCACTCACATGTCCTAATAGAGAAGAGCAAGTATTTTGCTGACCGTCTATCTGAGCACTGGCCTACATGCCAGATTATTGATTCACGGAATTGCGTTGAAGTTTACTGCCAAGAGTTGGAAATTGATTATTTTGTCAATTTCCTTCGCATTCTGTATGTGGCTTTGGACGTTTCATTGGATGACGTATGGCATGGTGTGAAGAATACCCTTGGAATCCTGCAGGTCGCTGTTGAGCTTGGGAGCCCACAAATTCTTGCTGCATGTGCGCATTACTTGGAAGCAGTCCCTTGGGAAGAAACTGATGAGGAGGAGATTTTGAGGGTCATACCAGGCATAGGATCTCAAGCAGAGAAAATTTTAGACCGTCTCCAACCAGTCGATCAGTCAGCTATAAGGAGGATTTTTCTGGCAGCTTTCAAGTTTGCTACGTCATCATGTTCGTCACACGTGAAGGATATTAAAACTTCTGCGCAAGAGCAGCTGGAATACATGCTCACAGAAGATGATGACGCTCCTCTATTAACAGCTGACGATGAGATAAAATCCATTGTAAAGGCAGGTGCTAAGGGGTTATTCACTAGATTTAGCAATCTATTAATGACGTTGGAATGTAAACCTCGAGAATCTGTTCCTGTGCTGGACAATATGCAAAACTTTGGAGACCATCTTTCGGATTTGTCATGGATCTGTCTGATTTTGAGCAAATTGGAAATCATGTTTGAATTTGTGAACAGTTGGGTAGATGCATCAGATAAAGTGCTTCGGGTTGTTGAGCAAGAATGCTCGACAACTGAAGCAATGCAGACGAAGTTGAAGGTTCTTGAGGTAACAACAAAAGTTCTCGAAGCAATTGGTTATGGCAGTGTTATTTTGCCAACAGCAAAACGGCTTTACACGGTGAAAGTTTGGCTTCCTTTCGTGAGGGTCACAAAGCATTTAACTGATTCATTGACAACTAATGATGAGAATCCTGTGGATCTTAAGATTGATTGTGAGCTATGGCAGTCTTTGGAATCAGCATTAGTTTCAATTCTTCTTGCATTACCTTCAGGAAACCTGGCAGAAATTTTGACGGAGTGGTTACAGAACGAACATATTCGCTATCCGGACTTCACCGAGGCGTTTGAGGTATGGTGTTACAGGTCCAAAGTCGCCAATCGAAGGCTAGGGCTTATACAAAGGCAAATTGATG AACCTAAAATGAGCCGAGTTGTTTATGAGCGGCTCGGTGTTCGGTTCGATAGGTCGATTTATAATGAGCATGACGAaattcggctcgaaagctcccGAACAGGTTCGATTATAGGTTAA
- the LOC136209996 gene encoding BEL1-like homeodomain protein 1: protein MATYFHNSDIQAASAEGLQTLVLMNPTYVQYSDTPPPPPPQSSNLIFLNSAANNLSPPPHLSHAPPNTQQFVGIPLDPNSHDTSALHGLIPRLHYNLYNPIDHTSAARDTPRAQQGLSLSLSSQQQPGYGGSQAQAVSGEDHMRVSGGSVSSGSGVTNGVSGIQGMLLSSKYLKAAQELLDEVVNVNNNGLKNELAKKSHGISSNNSSKVVGESSGGDGSAGAGSDVTGKRSAELSTAERQEIQMKKAKLITMLDEVEQRYRQYHHQMQIVISSFEQAAGIGSAKTYTALALQTISKQFRCLKDAITGQIKAANKNLGEEDCVGGKLEGSRLKFVDHHLRQQRALQQLGMIQHNAWRPQRGLPERSVSVLRAWLFEHFLHPYPKDSDKHMLAKQTGLTRSQVSNWFINARVRLWKPMVEEMYLEEIKEQERNGGLEDKTSSKSEQQQQQQRENSTSKSLMQDKVSSSSIDTSPNQNTISRSSTSPIGSNVRNHSGFSLIGSSQLEDLTHSHSHSHSSPKRPRTNNDLIQSPTSVPSINIDVKPNENHTHDHMSIKFGNDRQTRDSGYSFMGGQTNFIGGFGQYPIGELEQFAPRYSGNGVSLTLGLPHCENITHQSFLPNQNIQLGGRRVEIGEPNEFGAINASTPHSSSAYESINIQNRKRFAAQLLPDFVA from the exons ATGGCGACGTATTTCCATAATTCAGATATCCAAGCAGCATCAGCAGAGGGACTTCAAACACTTGTTTTAATGAACCCGACATACGTCCAATACTCCGACACGCCACCACCGCCTCCCCCGCAATCCAGCAACcttattttcctcaattccgcCGCGAACAACCTCTCTCCACCTCCACATCTATCTCACGCGCCACCCAACACACAGCAATTCGTCGGTATCCCATTAGACCCAAATTCTCATGACACATCAGCTTTACATGGACTGATTCCGCGGCTTCATTACAATCTCTACAACCCAATTGACCATACTTCAGCTGCGCGTGATACTCCACGCGCTCAACAAGGGCTCTCCTTGAGTCTTTCTTCACAGCAGCAGCCGGGGTACGGCGGGTCTCAGGCTCAGGCAGTGTCTGGTGAAGATCATATGAGGGTCTCCGGTGGGTCGGTTTCGTCGGGTTCCGGGGTTACTAATGGGGTTTCCGGGATTCAAGGGATGTTGTTGAGTTCTAAGTACTTGAAGGCTGCTCAAGAGTTACTTGATGAAGTTGTTAATGTGAATAATAATGGATTAAAGAATGAATTAGCTAAGAAAAGTCATGGGATTAGTAGTAATAATAGTAGTAAGGTTGTCGGAGAATCTTCCGGCGGAGACGGGTCTGCCGGTGCAGGATCAGATGTCACCGGAAAACGGTCCGCTGAGCTTTCCACGGCGGAGAGACAGGAAATTCAGATGAAGAAAGCAAAGCTTATAACCATGCTTGATGAG GTGGAGCAAAGGTACCGACAGTATCATCACCAGATGCAGATAGTGATATCATCATTTGAACAAGCAGCGGGAATTGGTTCGGCAAAAACATACACGGCTCTAGCACTTCAAACCATATCGAAACAATTTCGGTGCTTAAAAGATGCAATCACAGGCCAAATCAAAGCCGCGAATAAGAACTTAGGTGAAGAAGATTGTGTAGGAGGTAAGCTTGAAGGTTCAAGACTCAAGTTTGTTGATCATCACCTTAGACAACAAAGAGCACTTCAACAGTTGGGAATGATCCAGCATAATGCTTGGAGACCCCAAAGAGGATTGCCCGAACGCTCGGTCTCAGTTCTTCGCGCTTGGCTCTTCGAACACTTTCTCCACCC GTATCCCAAAGATTCCGATAAGCATATGCTAGCCAAACAGACCGGACTCACAAGGAGCCAG GTATCGAACTGGTTCATCAACGCACGAGTTCGGCTATGGAAACCAATGGTAGAAGAGATGTATTTAGAGGAAATCAAGGAGCAAGAAAGGAATGGTGGTTTAGAAGATAAAACAAGTAGCAAGAgcgaacaacaacaacaacaacaacgagAAAACTCAACTTCAAAGTCACTTATGCAAGACAAagtatcatcatcatcaatagACACTTCTCCAAACCAAAACACAATCTCAAGATCTTCAACATCTCCAATTGGATCAAATGTGAGAAACCATTCAGGATTTTCACTCATTGGTTCATCACAATTAGAAGATCTCACACATTCACACTCACACTCACACTCAAGCCCCAAAAGACCAAGAACCAACAATGACCTAATCCAATCTCCCACTAGTGTCCCATCAATCAACATTGATGTCAAACCCAATGAAAACCACACTCATGATCATATGTCAATCAAGTTCGGCAACGACAGACAAACTCGAGACAGTGGGTACTCATTCATGGGCGGTCAAACCAACTTCATCGGGGGTTTCGGGCAATACCCAATTGGCGAACTCGAGCAATTCGCGCCAAGGTACTCAGGCAACGGTGTGTCTCTTACTCTTGGACTACCACATTGTGAAAACATCACACATCAATCTTTTCTCCCAAATCAAAACATTCAATTAGGGGGTCGGCGAGTCGAAATTGGCGAACCGAACGAGTTTGGAGCCATTAATGCATCGACACCGCACTCTTCGAGTGCGTACGAGAGCATCAACATTCAGAACCGAAAGAGGTTCGCAGCGCAATTGCTTCCGGACTTCGTAGCCTAA
- the LOC136209412 gene encoding BTB/POZ domain-containing protein At3g05675 isoform X2 translates to MKSPSRIGDRSTSDVVVRLRTLGGRDDWFYCHSHVLIEKSKYFADRLSEHWPTCQIIDSRNCVEVYCQELEIDYFVNFLRILYVALDVSLDDVWHGVKNTLGILQVAVELGSPQILAACAHYLEAVPWEETDEEEILRVIPGIGSQAEKILDRLQPVDQSAIRRIFLAAFKFATSSCSSHVKDIKTSAQEQLEYMLTEDDDAPLLTADDEIKSIVKAGAKGLFTRFSNLLMTLECKPRESVPVLDNMQNFGDHLSDLSWICLILSKLEIMFEFVNSWVDASDKVLRVVEQECSTTEAMQTKLKVLEVTTKVLEAIGYGSVILPTAKRLYTVKVWLPFVRVTKHLTDSLTTNDENPVDLKIDCELWQSLESALVSILLALPSGNLAEILTEWLQNEHIRYPDFTEAFEVWCYRSKVANRRLGLIQRQIDGMAQGS, encoded by the coding sequence ATGAAGTCACCTAGTAGGATTGGAGATCGATCAACCAGTGATGTTGTTGTAAGGCTACGAACGTTGGGAGGGCGAGATGATTGGTTTTACTGTCACTCACATGTCCTAATAGAGAAGAGCAAGTATTTTGCTGACCGTCTATCTGAGCACTGGCCTACATGCCAGATTATTGATTCACGGAATTGCGTTGAAGTTTACTGCCAAGAGTTGGAAATTGATTATTTTGTCAATTTCCTTCGCATTCTGTATGTGGCTTTGGACGTTTCATTGGATGACGTATGGCATGGTGTGAAGAATACCCTTGGAATCCTGCAGGTCGCTGTTGAGCTTGGGAGCCCACAAATTCTTGCTGCATGTGCGCATTACTTGGAAGCAGTCCCTTGGGAAGAAACTGATGAGGAGGAGATTTTGAGGGTCATACCAGGCATAGGATCTCAAGCAGAGAAAATTTTAGACCGTCTCCAACCAGTCGATCAGTCAGCTATAAGGAGGATTTTTCTGGCAGCTTTCAAGTTTGCTACGTCATCATGTTCGTCACACGTGAAGGATATTAAAACTTCTGCGCAAGAGCAGCTGGAATACATGCTCACAGAAGATGATGACGCTCCTCTATTAACAGCTGACGATGAGATAAAATCCATTGTAAAGGCAGGTGCTAAGGGGTTATTCACTAGATTTAGCAATCTATTAATGACGTTGGAATGTAAACCTCGAGAATCTGTTCCTGTGCTGGACAATATGCAAAACTTTGGAGACCATCTTTCGGATTTGTCATGGATCTGTCTGATTTTGAGCAAATTGGAAATCATGTTTGAATTTGTGAACAGTTGGGTAGATGCATCAGATAAAGTGCTTCGGGTTGTTGAGCAAGAATGCTCGACAACTGAAGCAATGCAGACGAAGTTGAAGGTTCTTGAGGTAACAACAAAAGTTCTCGAAGCAATTGGTTATGGCAGTGTTATTTTGCCAACAGCAAAACGGCTTTACACGGTGAAAGTTTGGCTTCCTTTCGTGAGGGTCACAAAGCATTTAACTGATTCATTGACAACTAATGATGAGAATCCTGTGGATCTTAAGATTGATTGTGAGCTATGGCAGTCTTTGGAATCAGCATTAGTTTCAATTCTTCTTGCATTACCTTCAGGAAACCTGGCAGAAATTTTGACGGAGTGGTTACAGAACGAACATATTCGCTATCCGGACTTCACCGAGGCGTTTGAGGTATGGTGTTACAGGTCCAAAGTCGCCAATCGAAGGCTAGGGCTTATACAAAGGCAAATTGATGGTATGGCTCAAGGCTCATAA